A window of the Virgibacillus pantothenticus genome harbors these coding sequences:
- a CDS encoding DUF6792 domain-containing protein gives MSNRIIHSPELRLRLTQLGYDDKLSKKEFIEKVKRIYLEETGNKLEADIKVYTSKEARVGEQSGYDGIAIYLDAKENKKDEVYVVSQGSTDIKDWDYNIIAMFVGKEYSQAKATNKFVLAAQHHFKLNNNEDSTPVIGLSHSLAHDNNTTAHLMYNTFDEIYSVNGAQTNYYQLFFANAKFANAVRSHFSLSLSENDYFTIYDIDPNKLRQFAENYYKDKAKNIHQIISKDDPLYAASTARGFFTLGNVEMVDTNPDYPGLRSLVEDIPDEVMKEFQELAIQYTTASNQGGVNAAMQEILGVNMDVVNKIDDNMPKTYMTDQAGIDEMIRQLDKKARST, from the coding sequence ATGAGTAATAGGATTATACATTCTCCTGAACTGCGCTTAAGGTTAACTCAATTAGGATACGATGATAAGTTATCGAAGAAGGAATTTATAGAAAAGGTAAAGAGAATATATTTAGAGGAAACAGGGAATAAGCTAGAAGCAGATATTAAAGTATACACATCAAAAGAAGCAAGAGTTGGCGAACAATCCGGGTATGATGGTATCGCAATTTATTTAGATGCTAAGGAAAATAAAAAAGATGAAGTATACGTTGTTTCACAGGGATCTACCGATATTAAGGATTGGGACTATAATATAATAGCGATGTTCGTTGGTAAAGAATATAGTCAAGCTAAAGCAACGAATAAATTTGTATTAGCAGCACAACATCATTTTAAGCTCAATAATAATGAAGACTCTACACCTGTTATTGGTTTATCGCATTCGCTAGCTCATGATAATAATACGACTGCTCACTTAATGTATAATACTTTCGATGAAATATATAGTGTAAATGGTGCGCAAACAAATTATTATCAACTTTTCTTTGCTAATGCTAAATTCGCAAATGCTGTGAGAAGTCATTTTTCACTCTCTCTTTCAGAAAATGACTATTTTACCATCTACGACATAGACCCAAACAAACTTCGTCAATTCGCGGAAAATTACTATAAAGACAAGGCAAAAAATATCCATCAGATCATTTCTAAGGATGATCCACTTTATGCAGCGAGTACTGCACGTGGTTTTTTCACGCTTGGGAATGTTGAGATGGTGGATACAAATCCTGATTATCCAGGGTTACGGTCACTAGTAGAGGATATTCCAGATGAAGTGATGAAGGAATTTCAAGAACTAGCCATTCAGTACACCACTGCTTCTAATCAGGGCGGGGTAAACGCAGCTATGCAAGAGATTTTGGGCGTTAATATGGATGTTGTAAATAAAATCGATGATAATATGCCTAAAACTTATATGACAGATCAAGCTGGAATTGATGAAATGATTCGTCAATTAGATAAAAAAGCCAGGTCTACTTAA